A single Staphylococcus muscae DNA region contains:
- a CDS encoding CHAP domain-containing protein: protein MKKLTTATIATLGLVTFGAATADDASAAEQLNLNSQYTTTYSEATGDYVTVDVNGNKHHTLDGNWDPSMFNNESYKFWVVDENGTYNYYYYSNDNADYSYATQNTSVATPVVNNADYNVQSANYVEAVPYTTTTANYTQQPAAAPTNNSDYNYTTTTTTTTTSAPAATGLTYGKGGQGNLYTSGQCTYYAYERSGGRVGSLWGNANNWANAARSAGYTVNNTPAAGAIMQTTAGGYGHVAYVENVGANGSVTVSEMNYTGVGQVSTRTLSASQAASHSFIH, encoded by the coding sequence ATGAAAAAATTAACTACTGCTACAATCGCTACTTTAGGCTTAGTTACATTTGGTGCTGCTACTGCAGATGACGCTTCAGCAGCTGAACAACTTAACTTAAACTCTCAATATACAACTACATATTCTGAAGCTACTGGTGACTACGTAACTGTTGACGTTAACGGTAACAAACACCACACTTTAGATGGTAACTGGGATCCGTCAATGTTCAACAACGAATCATACAAATTCTGGGTTGTTGATGAAAACGGTACTTACAACTACTACTATTATTCAAATGATAACGCTGATTACAGCTATGCAACTCAAAACACTTCAGTTGCAACACCTGTTGTAAACAACGCTGACTACAACGTACAATCAGCAAACTATGTAGAAGCTGTTCCTTACACAACAACTACGGCTAACTACACACAACAACCTGCAGCTGCACCAACAAACAACTCAGACTACAACTACACAACAACAACGACTACTACAACTACAAGTGCGCCTGCAGCAACTGGTTTAACATACGGTAAAGGTGGCCAAGGTAACCTTTACACTTCAGGTCAATGTACTTACTACGCATACGAGCGTTCAGGTGGCCGTGTAGGTTCACTTTGGGGCAATGCAAATAACTGGGCTAACGCTGCGCGTTCAGCTGGTTACACAGTAAACAACACGCCTGCAGCTGGTGCAATCATGCAAACAACAGCTGGTGGTTATGGTCACGTTGCTTACGTTGAAAACGTTGGTGCTAACGGTTCAGTAACAGTTTCTGAAATGAACTACACTGGTGTTGGTCAAGTAAGCACACGTACTTTATCAGCAAGCCAAGCAGCTTCACACAGCTTCATTCACTAA
- a CDS encoding M23 family metallopeptidase: MKRIIIVFCYICSFSMLIFFAYKYQEQLFKPVTEWYEETGRHLLKLDRQTQPFGHYKNGLSFNGDNHHYGVDYHLPEDTPILAASDGTITRTMNERYGGKMIELQEADHTHYQWYGHLNTFSVKQGDTVRQGDIIGKSGNTGEFTTGPHLHFQRMKGGIGNDYAIDPEPYVESLPDKQYSLFHIEW, translated from the coding sequence ATGAAACGAATCATCATCGTATTTTGTTATATATGTAGCTTCTCTATGCTCATTTTCTTCGCATATAAATACCAAGAGCAGCTTTTCAAACCTGTTACAGAATGGTACGAAGAGACAGGACGCCATCTGCTGAAGCTTGACCGACAAACCCAACCATTTGGGCACTATAAAAATGGTCTCTCATTCAACGGTGACAACCACCATTATGGTGTGGATTATCACTTACCCGAGGATACACCAATTCTAGCTGCTTCAGACGGTACGATTACGCGAACAATGAATGAACGTTATGGTGGTAAAATGATTGAACTGCAAGAAGCCGATCATACACACTATCAATGGTATGGCCATCTGAACACTTTTTCGGTTAAACAAGGAGATACTGTGCGACAAGGAGACATCATTGGTAAGTCTGGCAATACTGGAGAATTCACCACAGGTCCACACCTGCACTTTCAACGTATGAAAGGTGGAATTGGTAATGACTATGCAATTGATCCAGAACCTTATGTAGAATCTCTTCCAGATAAACAGTACAGTCTCTTTCATATTGAATGGTGA